A region of Toxorhynchites rutilus septentrionalis strain SRP chromosome 1, ASM2978413v1, whole genome shotgun sequence DNA encodes the following proteins:
- the LOC129763297 gene encoding inositol hexakisphosphate and diphosphoinositol-pentakisphosphate kinase isoform X5, producing the protein MEWSWLKDWWRLKRPRRKYRRNRAGANTEPGVADSDCEQYGDQAAGEPGTYNRHNARSRACSFDCDDETICYCDECMNGDLDSTDGLDSDDSSASGKQVVVAVCAMAKKSQSKPMKEILTRLQEFEFIKMIVFSEEIILGEPVEKWPICDCLISFHSKGFPLDKAIQYAQLRQPYVINNLHMQFDIQVDRRRVYAILEKEGIEIPRYAVLDRDSPDPKQHELVESEDHVEVNGIIFNKPFVEKPVSAEDHNIYIYYPTSAGGGSQRLFRKIGSRSSVYSPESRVRKTGSFIYEDFMPTDGTDVKVYTVGPDYAHAEARKSPALDGKVERDSDGKEIRYPVILSNAEKLISRKVCLAFKQTVCGFDLLRANGKSFVCDVNGFSFVKNSNKYYDDSAKILGNMILRELAPTLHIPWSVPFQLDDPPIVPTTFGKMMELRCVTAVIRHGDRTPKQKMKVEVRHPKFFEIFEKYDGYKYGHIKLKRPKQLQEILDIARSLLAEIQTKAADSEIEEKQSKLEQLKSVLEMYGHFSGINRKVQMKYQPKGRPRGSSSDDGKHRSIDAPKDPSLVLILKWGGELTPAGRIQAEELGRIFRCMYPGGQSRDGKEGLGAQGLGLLRLHSTFRHDLKIYASDEGRVQMTAAAFAKGLLALEGELTPILVQMVKSANTNGLLDNDCDSSKYQNMAKSRLHELMQIDRDFTVEDRAAINPDNAISINLAMDFVKNPVKCCAHVHSLIQSLLGVVAVKRDDPKTRDAVLYHGETWELMGRRWGKIEKDFCTKSKNYDISKIPDIYDCIKYDLQHNQHTLQFDLAEELYIYAKYLADVVIPQEYGLTVHEKLTIGQGICTPLLKKIRADLQRNIEEVGDESVNRLNPRYSHGVSSPGRHVRTRLYFTSESHVHSLLTVLRYGGLLNVLTDEQWRRAMEYVSMVSELNYMSQIVIMLYEDPTKDPCSEERFHVELHFSPGVNCCVQKNLPPGPGFRPHSRNDSVTSKNASGDEESTSRIDEENDTEEENSHGSCQTLSKENSFTETFKNKDRKIRKIKSSEPIPIGSCHTVSGHEAMDLAKRLSEEIAAQQQTGLQRPLSPDEPRAARSFEHGKHGRIKGEMSSAIIEPECAYEKAMDEIRFSSTEFSQRPDTLRNDFTWFDSHNTLGTNNKIREHYAQTTILTIDEIPSTCQSFFVRESYSCDSIDEFRPNMTDQDLYVSSFSDTDSETSRYYSACHDFDPFHYKYPLSSRALSYTFSNDPEKDNLVTPFGGLGYKSLFCPSLPQISKSFDDLDYLTDADTPRILENGSTITLLFQGKPSTRSPCVRFQSQKLANADSERLKSGFPTNVSGLFRVASDPGLPIRSLDYFANHLDHAQSAHETITFISLTSPPPDEMLTDITLDRSFKVLLDRAGQPVYSDKMTTVTSDQDSKPINTAICTTTNNNSNNNLAPNRKPQCSKFVKSYTTDNSAIPSGGCSVAVVGGGGSGGVCQASSSHGSSHSSTGGATVRRQRHSIAGQMSYFKMLGGFGKKMATSTNSLFSTAVISGSSSAPNLRDMIPSTASPSGFGGVPPIRPLETLHNALSLRQLDHFLEKMTTGPLFKTPASSPPKYPSTPLPTPTPSPAIPERSVLPTASWSGHSSMTSSMSAMSSGGPSSPNYSDMLSRGCPSSDMSASITSTDGSIALAAGGGTRDNMPKIFPMIDNDLNVLGSHFNYDQLAASINLESSAKIPPISKDGTLDISGDLTPISTCSDWEFNTNDATKGSTNTNNDLTAEDDDEDATISTDTCLSTGEITAASEESNTTPNLNITLGSTSSSKTVQKEFLFDMKNIKHDMSILRSEDLVPSSSASSYSTEVIPKIENRLRGNRIQKQISLYEKDLRTEAKNLSHELNKFGERSATSLKRTASCNAPETSHSHMSFEELQKDFPNIEKNLVSKFEHEQEKCSKSSKSVSTRLNNSPTPGALVIREGFIEPPRITRVPKSFHGKTDHHQIQVNDLARRASDLARPSSSVSALAPTALQFCGRDSANKYNKNQIRQSINTISVSNSTKTGTHTVGNAGPNGANAGLGRFTTSIVQEPPAGIMETVQRADTNTGMNQFAGDVLTASSTVGVGQSEKLPQQSSQDRADTEK; encoded by the exons GGGGACCTTGATTCAACAGATGGGCTCGACTCGGATGATTCGTCTGCATCCGGCAAGCAGGTGGTGGTGGCAGTGTGTGCAATGGCCAAAAAATCACAATCCAAACCGATGAAGGAGATTCTCACCCGGCTGCAGGAGTTCGAGTTCATAAAAATGATCGTGTTCAGCGAAGAAATTATTCTCGGCGAACCTGTCGAGAAGTGGCCCATCTGTGACTGTCTGATATCGTTCCACTCCAAGGGTTTCCCGCTGGATAAGGCCATTCAGTATGCGCAGCTCAGACAGCCATATGTAATTAACAATTTACATATGCAATTCGATATTCAGGTA GATCGAAGACGTGTGTATGCCATACTGGAGAAGGAAGGCATTGAGATTCCAAGATATGCAGTGCTCGATCGAGATTCACCGGATCCAAAAC AACACGAGCTAGTAGAATCTGAAGATCATGTGGAAGTCAATGGAATTATATTCAACAAACCTTTTGTCGAGAAGCCAGTCTCGGCTGAGGATCACAACATATACATCTACTATCCCACATCGGCCGGTGGAGGTAGCCAACGTCTGTTTCGAAAG ATCGGAAGCCGCAGTAGCGTGTATTCGCCCGAATCTCGTGTTAGGAAAACGGGTTCTTTCATCTATGAAGATTTTATGCCAACTGATGGAACTGATGTGAAAGTGTATACGGTCGGTCCTGATTACGCCCATGCCGAGGCTAGAAAGAGCCCTGCTCTCGATGGTAAAGTTGAGAGAGATAGTGACGGCAAGGAAATCAGGTATCCAGTAATTTTGAgtaacgcagaaaagttgattTCGCGCAAGGTTTGCCTTGCCTTCAAACAAACCGTGTGCGGATTCGATCTGCTGCGTGCTAACGGGAAATCGTTTGTCTGTGATGTTAACGGGTTTAGTTTCGTGAAAAATTCTAACAAATATTACGACGATAGCGCAAAGATATTAGGAAAcatgatacttcgagaactgGCACCTACTTTACATATACCATGGTCCGTTCCGTTTCAATTAGACGATCCGCCGATAGTTCCGACAACATTCGGAAAAATGATGGAACTGCGCTGTGTTACTGCCGTTATAAGGCATGGCGATCGAACGCCGAAGCAAAAAATGAAAGTAGAAGTGAGACATCcgaaatttttcgaaattttcgagAAATACGATGGTTATAAGTACGGACATATTAAACTAAAGCGGCCGAAACAATTGCAAgaaattttggatattgcaaggTCACTACTTGCAGAAATACAAACGAAAGCCGCCGACTCGGAGATTGAGGAAAAACAAAGCAAACTGGAACAGTTGAAAAGTGTGCTAGAAAT GTACGGGCATTTTTCTGGCATCAATCGTAAGGTGCAAATGAAATACCAACCGAAAGGACGTCCGCGAGGATCTAGTTCAGACGATGGTAAACACCGTTCTA TAGATGCCCCAAAGGACCCTTCACtggttttaattttaaaatgggGAGGTGAACTAACCCCGGCCGGTCGAATTCAAGCTGAAGAGTTGGGAAGAATTTTCCGATGCATGTATCCGGGAGGACAAAGTCGTGACGGAAAGGAGGGTCTAGGTGCCCAAGGTTTAGGTCTTTTGCGGTTACATTCAACCTTTCGCCatgatttgaaaatatatgcTTCGGACGAAGGTCGAGTTCAAATGACGGCAGCGGCATTCGCGAAAGGACTGTTGGCGTTGGAGGGAGAGTTGACTCCAATATTGGTACAGATGGTGAAAAGTGCCAATACTAATGGTTTACTAGACAATGACTGTGATTCGAGTAAATATCAAAACATGGCGAAGTCGCGTTTGCATGAGCTAATGCAAATCGATCGGGATTTCACGGTAGAAGATCGTGCCGCAATAAATCCCGACAATGCCATAAGTATCAACCTCGCAATGGATTTTGTCAAGAATCCAGTCAAGTGTTGCGCACATGTACACTCGCTAATTCAATCCTTGCTTGGAGTTGTGGCTGTAAAAAGGGATGACCCTAAGACTAGGGATGCGGTACTGTATCATGGAGAAACATGGGAACTCATGGGTCGCAGATGGGGTAAAATAGAAAAAGACTTCTGCACCAAAAGCAAAAACTATGATATTTCGAAAATACCAGACATATACGATTGTATTAAGTATGACTTGCAACATAACCAACATACCCTTCAGTTTGATTTGGCTGAAGAATTGTACATATACGCTAAGTATTTAGCAGATGTTGTGATTCCACAAGAGTATGGCTTAACGGTTCATGAGAAACTGACGATAGGTCAAGGAATTTGTACGCCTCTTTTGAAGAAAATTCGCGCTGATTTGCAACGAAACATTGAAGAAGTTGGCGATGAAAGTGTAAATCGACTGAACCCTCGGTATAGCCATGGTGTTTCAAGCCCCGGTAGGCATGTTCGAACACGGTTGTATTTCACTAGTGAAAGTCACGTTCATTCGTTATTGACCGTATTACGTTACGGTGGTCTCTTGAACGTTCTAACCGACGAGCAGTGGCGTCGGGCGATGGAATATGTATCCATGGTTTCGGAATTGAACTATATGTCCCAGATTGTAATAATGTTGTATGAAGATCCTACCAAGGATCCCTGCTCGGAGGAACGTTTCCATGTAGAGTTACACTTCAGTCCGGGAGTAAACTGTTGTGTGCAGAAAAATTTGCCTCCTGGTCCGGGCTTTAGACCGCACAGTCGCAATGATTCCGTTACATCAAAGAATGCG AGTGGCGACGAGGAGAGCACATCCCGTATTGACGAAGAAAATGATACGGAAGAGGAGAATTCCCATGGATCTTGTCAAACTCTCTCGAAAGAAAAT TCTTTCACAGAAACGTTTAAAAACAAAGACAGAAAGATTCGTAAGATCAAATCATCTGAGCCAATCCCAATTGGATCTTGTCACACTGTGTCTGGCCATGAAGCTATGGATTTAGCGAAGAGGTTAAGCGAAGAGATAGCCGCGCAGCAACAAACCGGACTGCAGAGACCTCTCAGTCCGGATGAGCCACGTGCCGCTCGATCGTTCGAGCACGGTAAACATGGAAGAATCAAGG GCGAAATGTCATCTGCCATTATAGAACCCGAATGTGCTTACGAAAAGGCAATGGACGAAATTCGCTTTTCTTCAACGGAATTTTCACAAAGACCAGACACTCTTAGAAATGACTTCACCTGGTTTGATTCACACAACACACTAGGAACAAACAACAAAATTCGCGAACACTACGCACAGACTACCATACTAACAATTGATGAAATACCTTCAACTTGTCAAAGTTTCTTCGTACGCGAATCATATTCATGTGATTCGATCGACGAATTCAGGCCGAATATGACAGATCAAGATCTGTACGTTTCTTCATTTTCAGATACAGACTCTGAAACGTCACGTTACTATAGCGCTTGTCATGATTTTGATCCTTTCCACTACAAATATCCGCTGAGTAGCAGAGCTTTGTCATATACTTTTTCTAACGATCCAGAAAAAGATAATTTGGTAACTCCCTTCGGTGGCCTCGGTTACAAATCGTTGTTTTGTCCATCGCTTCCACAAATTAGCAAAAGTTTTGACGATTTAGATTACTTGACGGATGCCGATACGCCTCGCATTCTCGAGAATGGTTCAACCATTACATTGCTGTTTCAGGGCAAACCATCTACTCGCAGCCCTTGTGTAAGATTTCAATCTCAAAAGCTTGCTAATGCTGACTCTGAACGGCTGAAATCAGGTTTTCCAACAAACGTTTCGGGTTTATTTCGAGTTGCCAGTGATCCTGGGCTACCAATTCGTAGCTTAGATTATTTTGCGAACCATTTGGATCATGCCCAATCTGCTCATGAGACAATAACGTTTATTTCTCTGACTAGTCCACCGCCCGACGAGATGTTGACAGATATAACTTTAGACCGCAGCTTCAAAGTTTTGCTGGACAGAGCTGGTCAACCGGTCTACTCCGATAAAATGACCACTGTGACTAGCGACCAGGATAGTAAACCTATTAATACCGCTATTTGTACCACAACTAACAACAACAGTAACAATAACCTTGCACCTAATCGCAAACCTCAATGTTCAAAATTCGTCAAATCATACACCACAGACAACAGCGCGATCCCGTCCGGCGGTTGCAGTGTTGCCGTTGTTGGTGGTGGTGGGTCCGGTGGTGTATGCCAGGCTTCCTCCTCTCACGGTTCGTCCCACTCCTCCACCGGTGGCGCAACTGTAAGACGTCAACGACACAGCATTGCCGGCCAGATGAGCTACTTTAAGATGCTAGGTGGCTTCGGTAAGAAAATGGCTACCAGTACCAACAGTTTGTTCAGCACCGCGGTCATCAGTGGCAGCTCGTCGGCACCGAACCTACGTGATATGATTCCGAGCACGGCCTCACCGTCAG GATTTGGTGGTGTGCCTCCGATCCGGCCACTCGAGACGTTGCACAATGCGCTTTCGCTGCGCCAGCTGGACCACTTTCTGGAAAAAATGACGACCGGACCGTTGTTCAAGACGCCAGCCTCTTCGCCACCGAAGTACCCTTCGACGCCGCTCCCAACCCCAACGCCAAGCCCAGCGATTCCCGAGCGATCCGTGCTGCCAACGGCGA GCTGGAGTGGACACTCGAGCATGACTAGCAGCATGAGCGCAATGTCCAGCGGCGGTCCGTCCTCTCCCAATTATAGCGACATGCTTTCCCGCGGATGTCCTAGTAGTGACATGTCGGCTAGCATCACTAGCACTGATGG GAGCATTGCGTTAGCTGCTGGCGGAGGAACCCGAGATAATATGCCAAAAATATTCCCCATGATTGATAACGATTTGAACGTGCTTGGGTCCCATTTTAATTACGACCAGCTTGCGGCTAGTATTAATTTGGAAAGTTCGGCTAAGATTCCACCCATCAGTAAAGACGGTACGCTAGACATCAGCGGTGATTTGACTCCCATCAGCACCTGCTCAGATTGGGAGTTCAATACTAACGATGCTACGAAGGGTTCGACAAATACCAACAATGACCTA ACTGCTGAGGATGATGACGAAGATGCCACTATTTCGACAGACACTTGTTTGAGTACCGGAGAAATTACAGCTGCAAGCGAAGAATCAAATACGACTCCAAATCTTAATATAACTTTGGGTTCTACCAGCAGCAGCAAAACAGTCCAGAAAGAGTTTCTTTTCGatatgaaaaatattaaacatgATATGAGCATTTTGAGGAGCGAAGATCTCGTACCATCTTCTTCAGCATCGTCATATTCAACGGAAGTAATCCCCAAAATAGAAAACCGTTTACGCGGTAATCGTATTCAAAAACAGATTAGTCTATACGAGAAAGATCTACGAACTGAGGCAAAGAACTTATCACAtgaattgaacaaatttggCGAACGATCTGCTACCAGCTTGAAACGAACCGCATCTTGTAACGCTCCCGAAACAAGCCATTCGCACATGTCGTTCGAAGAGCTCCAAAAGGATTTTCCGAATATAGAGAAAAATTTAGTCAGCAAATTTGAACACGAACAAGAAAAATGTTCCAAATCCAGTAAATCCGTATCGACCCGCTTGAACAACTCACCCACTCCAGGTGCGCTTGTGATTCGTGAAGGGTTCATCGAACCCCCACGGATAACTAGAGTCCCGAAGAGCTTTCACGGTAAAACTGACCACCATCAGATTCAGGTGAACGATCTGGCTAGGCGAGCAAGTGACTTAGCGCGACCGTCGTCTTCTGTGTCAGCGCTCGCTCCCACAGCGTTACAATTCTGCGGAAGAGACTCAGCCAACAAgtataataaaaatcaaatacgGCAAAGTATTAATACGATTTCAGTTAGTAACAGTACGAAAACGGGCACACATACAGTGGGGAATGCAGGACCAAATGGAGCAAATGCCGGATTGGGAAGATTTACGACTTCTATTGTGCAAGAACCGCCGGCAGGTATCATGGAAACTGTCCAACGAGCAGATACTAACACGGGAATGAATCAATTCGCTGGAGATGTACTTACAGCAAGTTCTACTGTTGGCGTTGGACAATCCGAAAAGCTACCACAACAGTCGAGTCAAGATCGAGCAGATACAGAAAAATAG